Proteins from one Hemicordylus capensis ecotype Gifberg chromosome 7, rHemCap1.1.pri, whole genome shotgun sequence genomic window:
- the CTPS1 gene encoding CTP synthase 1: MKYILVTGGVISGIGKGIIASSVGTILKSCGLHVTSIKIDPYINIDAGTFSPYEHGEVFVLDDGGEVDLDLGNYERFLDIRLTKDNNLTTGKIYQYVINKERKGDYLGKTVQVVPHITDAIQEWVMRQARIPVDEDGIEPQVCVIELGGTVGDIESMPFIEAFRQFQFKVKRENFCNIHVSLVPQPSSTGEQKTKPTQNSVRELRGLGLSPDLIVCRCSTPLDTSVKEKISMFCHVEPEQVICVHDVSSIYRVPLLLEEQGVVDYFLHRLDLPIEKQPRRMLMKWKEMADRYDRLLETCSIALVGKYTKFSDSYASVIKALEHSALAINHKLEIKYIDSADLEPATLQEEPVRYHEAWQKLCSADGVLVPGGFGVRGTEGKIQAISWARKQKKPFLGVCLGMQLAVVEFARKVLGWQDANSTEFDPKTTHPVVIDMPEHNPGQMGGTMRLGKRRTIFQTTNSLMRKLYGDSDYLEERHRHRFEVNPELKNTFEEKGMKFVGQDVEGERMEVVELEDHPFFVGVQYHPEFLSRPIKPSPPYFGLLLASAGRLTHYLQKGCRLSPRDTYSDRSGSSSPDSEITELKFTTVNHE, from the exons ATGAAGTACATTCTGGTAACGGGTGGTGTTATCTCTGGCATTGGGAAAGGGATCATTGCCAGCAGCGTTGGGACAATTCTCAAATCATGTGGATTGCACGTCACTTCCATTAAAATTGACCCATACATTAATATTGACGCAGGCACTTTCTCACCTTATGAGCATG GTGAAGTATTTGTATTAGATGATGGAGGGGAAGTGGATTTGGATCTGGGTAACTATGAACGCTTTCTTGATATCCGACTCACCAAAGACAATAACTTGACCACTGGGAAGATCTATCAGTATGTTATCaacaaagaaaggaagggagaCTACCTGGGCAAAACCGTTCAAG TTGTACCCCACATTACAGATGCTATCCAGGAGTGGGTAATGAGGCAGGCACGAATCCCTGTAGATGAAGATGGCATAGAACCTCAAGTCTGTGTGATTGAG CTTGGAGGAACTGTAGGAGACATTGAAAGCATGCCCTTCATTGAGGCATTCCGCCAATTTCAGTTCAAAGTCAAGCGAGAGAACTTCTGTAATATTCACGTCAGTCTGGTACCCCAG CCAAGTTCTACAGGAGAGCAGAAGACAAAACCCACCCAGAATAGTGTTCGTGAACTCCGGGGTCTTGGTCTCTCACCAGATCTG ATTGTGTGCAGGTGCTCCACACCTCTAGATACCTCAGTCAAAGAGAAGATTTCCATGTTTTGCCATGTGGAACCAGAACAG GTCATTTGTGTTCATGATGTCTCTTCTATTTATCGGGTCCCTCTGTTGCTAGAGGAGCAAGGTGTCGTTGATTACTTCCTACACAGACTTGACCTTCCCATTGAGAAGCAGCCTAGGAGAATGCTCATGAAGTGGAAGGAGATGGCTGACAG ATATGATCGTTTGTTGGAAACCTGCTCCATTGCTCTTGTTGGCAAATACACAAAGTTTTCCGATTCCTATGCTTCTGTCATCAAAGCTTTGGAGCATTCTGCCTTGGCTATTAATCACAAGCTTGAAATCAAG TACATTGATTCTGCTGACTTGGAGCCAGCTACTTTACAAGAGGAGCCAGTCCGATACCATGAGGCCTGGCAAAAACTTTGTAGTGCTGA TGGAGTGCTGGTTCCAGGTGGGTTTGGTGTTCGAGGGACAGAAGGGAAGATACAAGCAATTTCTTGGGCAAGGAAACAGAAAAAGCCCTTCTTAG GAGTCTGCTTGGGAATGCAGCTAGCAGTTGTGGAGTTTGCACGCAAAGTCTTGGGCTGGCAAG ATGCCAACTCTACAGAATTTGACCCCAAAACTACACATCCAGTG GTAATAGACATGCCGGAACATAATCCTGGTCAAATGGGTGGAACTATGAGGCTTGGCAAAAGGAGAACAATTTTCCAGACCACAAACTCACTCATGA GAAAACTGTATGGTGATAGTGACTACTTGGAAGAGAGGCATAGACACAGGTTTGAG GTGAATCCAGAGTTGAAAAACACCTTTGAAGAAAAAGGTATGAAGTTTGTGGGCCAGGATGTTGAAGGCGAGCGAATGGAGGTGGTTGAACTAGAAG ACCATCCATTTTTTGTTGGTGTTCAGTATCATCCAGAGTTCCTCTCCAGACCCATCAAGCCATCTCCCCCTTACTTTGGCCTCCTCCTGGCTTCTGCAGGGAGGCTCACACATTACCTACAGAAAGGTTGCAGACTCTCCCCCAG GGATACATATAGTGACAGAAGTGGGAGTAGTTCACCGGATTCTGAGATCACAGAACTGAAGTTCACAACTGTGAATCATGAATAG